From the Leishmania panamensis strain MHOM/PA/94/PSC-1 chromosome 31 sequence genome, one window contains:
- a CDS encoding hypothetical protein (TriTrypDB/GeneDB-style sysID: LpmP.31.1350), with protein MGAAPSREAQDQYLDELRDRKKKAWSGGRRRKEVSLLPLTKKFMGHVQPDLVTQPNSHASSYSGSRNSNTSRSSQRDYCTAQLCLDAAPASLPFLQQLYNAYREPATQFYCRKGSWGTVNGLPRDLYYPTLESFYAATVSCYETDLYETNEDMQQAYDQQKLVRQLRAFGSAEKGAAPAWRPKKLTQGPQLRPTPCAICFEYPTSTIAPSLKEGADAGSASNANRCGAPHGSVVFAPHRSFMVIGFVGLVPVRQQKVRASAESFLRPPAESAGDEGEGECVGTRDEPAEYELVAFVSKSAGEQHLSRALFQAAFLYVDQCRRAGLPGNPPLPSTRFSCFLMDVPSLCFLREVRLRCAKLQWTRRLARALRRIRIAAHHLAIEMDEAVASELSAFMAACVPRLDFHPSPTPLARLFAGFVGDAGSAVVVVGANAAYPSAAIPAAPLPTSGSAEVQALLKSRADIEKIFGYGGESAGGIGSCSGAKESANGDTPTSAGSGAATVKLVCVVGTNQLTVGGVVYPHATVLERTVRVGTGAFVNSDWAVAQDLSGHETLATDFDASDPEDARDYSICVRPFSESESLPTAVASDIILSWSKNLYLQARMADISDSHWVSSYPLDYYTAQRLKPTPLLQAAVPTAGPLSSSSLFTVTPVAPSRTQSGHDSKVRTSRLTASNVKALSLSAPSETNGQDAANDKDAADADATPPASAEAATRTFYLWEFEHQGRIYTIGLVPNFARAVQRERENAKNHDASNRRSTFSNLEKNAPAAAMASAGADVITRAVNPMSEEEMSSAASQRNENSRSYSDRSSRSGETYRTTGSSHSTMSNLHLVGGRCSFRQRRMVLSLGTGEAYENDVPVSSVIPSVSRSCHSGAMPAAGGSIRNEENSAMDAGSSAGLPSKSFNGIVGAIVAPPVSSSGSGTFNCLGSAYESSGVFVGHAVSGDGVSSPHELQKPKRYANTPYEHSDRQFQPLQALQRRLSGGVSRGPLPKSETCSPLQLQGRLTPSGDGAADNFMPSLHGFGPGGYSDGLADYLDYEGSGVTDIPLPESAIRATALTASLGMLRQPPIPQQPAQERNGGSRGLLGPSRALAHGGKGGAQAELLISNPSGFQTMLQPPVLKVAAHVQEVKDAGGKVKLRWDWRGPHKR; from the coding sequence ATGGGCGCAGCACCCAGTCGTGAGGCGCAGGATCAGTACCTCGATGAGCTTCGAGAtcgaaagaagaaggcgtgGAGCGGCGGCCGTCGCCGAAAGgaggtgtcgctgctgccgctgacgaaGAAGTTCATGGGGCACGTGCAACCTGATTTGGTCACGCAGCCCAACTCTCATGCGTCATCGTATTCTGGCAGTCGAAACTCCAACACGTCACGCAGCTCACAACGTGACTACTGCACTGCGCAACTCTGCCTCGACGCGGCCCCAGCCTCGCTGCCGtttctccagcagctgtacAACGCCTACCGGGAGCCGGCCACACAATTTTACTGCCGGAAGGGGTCGTGGGGGACGGTGAACGGGCTGCCGCGCGACCTTTACTACCCTACGCTGGAGTCCTTCTACGCGGCTACAGTCAGCTGCTATGAAACCGACCTGTACGAGACTAACGAGGATATGCAACAGGCGTACGATCAGCAGAAGCTCGTACGCCAGCTCCGCGCTTTCGGTTCTGCAGAGAagggcgcagcgccggcgtggAGACCGAAAAAGCTTACTCAGGGTCCGCAGCTTCGGCCAACGCCGTGCGCCATCTGCTTCGAATACCCTACCAGCACCATCGCCCCATCCCTGAAAGAGGGAGCTGACGCGGGTTCGGCTTCTAATGCTAACCGGTGCGGCGCCCCGCACGGAAGTGTAGTGTTTGCGCCGCACCGCTCCTTCATGGTGATCGGGTTCGTCGGACTGGTGCCGGTGAGGCAGCAGAAGGTGAGGGCCTCTGCAGAGTCCTTCCTCCGGCCACCGGCGGAAAGCGCCggggatgagggagagggcgagtgTGTTGGCACCCGAGATGAGCCTGCCGAGTACGAACTCGTCGCGTTTGTCTCCAAGTCGGCTGGCGAGCAGCATCTCAGTCGTGCGTTGTTCCAAGCAGCGTTCCTCTATGTGGACCAGTGTCGCCGTGCAGGACTTCCCGGAAACCCGCCTCTGCCGAGCACGCGCTTCTCGTGCTTCTTGATGGATGTGCCTTCTTTGTGCTTCCTGCGCGAGGTTCGGCTGCGGTGTGCGAAGCTGCAGTGGACACGGCGACTGGCGCGGGCACTGCGGCGAATACGCATTGCGGCGCATCATTTGGCAATCGAGATGGACGAGGCcgttgcgtcggagctgAGCGCCTTCATGGCGGCGTGCGTCCCGCGACTCGACTTTCACCCTTCACCGACGCCACTGGCGCGTCTTTTTGCCGGCTTTGTCGGCGACGCCGGatctgctgtggtggtggtgggcgcgAACGCCGCTTACCCCTCTGCAGCCATCCCCGCTGCCCCGCTGCCCACCTCCGGGAGCgcggaggtgcaggcgctgctgaagagcaGGGCGGACATCGAGAAGATTTTTGGCTACGGTGGCGAGAGTGCCGGGGGCATCGGGTCTTGCAGTGGAGCCAAAGAGAGTGCCAACGGCGATACGCCTACTTCTGCAGGCTCCGGTGCTGCGACAGTGAAGCTGGTCTGTGTTGTGGGAACAAATCAACTGACAGTGGGAGGAGTGGTATACCCCCACGCGACGGTGCTCGAACGGACTGTGCGGGTCGGCACGGGCGCCTTCGTCAACTCGGACtgggcggtggcgcaggacTTGTCCGGGCACGAGACGCTCGCGACGGATTTCGATGCGTCCGACCCTGAAGACGCGCGGGACTACAGCATTTGTGTTCGGCCGTTCTCCGAGTCGGAGTCGCTGCCAACGGCGGTGGCCTCGGACATTATCTTGTCGTGGTCTAAGAACTTGTATCTGCAAGCCCGTATGGCGGACATCTCAGACAGTCACTGGGTGAGCTCGTACCCGCTGGACTACTATACGGCGCAGAGGCTCAAGCCGACGCCACTTCTTCAGGCTGCGGTCCCAACTGCAGGACCGTTAAGTTCGTCGTCGCTTTTCACTGTGACGCCCGTGGCGCCATCCAGAACGCAGAGTGGCCATGACAGCAAGGTGCGCACCTCTCGACTCACGGCGTCGAACGTCAAAGCCCTCTCACTCTCCGCGCCCAGTGAGACCAATGGACAGGACGCTGCTAATGACAAAGatgccgccgacgccgacgccaCACCTCCCGCGTCCGCCGAGGCCGCCACGCGCACGTTCTACCTTTGGGAGTTTGAGCATCAGGGCCGCATCTACACGATTGGGCTTGTGCCCAACTTCGCGCGCGCTGtccagcgagagagggaaaatgCAAAGAACCACGATGCCTCGAACCGTCGCAGCACGTTCTCGAACCTGGAGAAGAACGCAcccgcggcagcgatggcctCTGCTGGTGCCGACGTGATCACGCGGGCGGTCAACCCGATGTCCGAGGAAGAGATGAGCTCTGCTGCCTCGCAGAGGAATGAGAATAGCCGTTCCTACAGCGACCGCAGCTCCCGGAGCGGTGAGACGTACCGTACGACGGGGTCGTCGCACTCCACGATGAGTAACCTTCATCTTGTCGGTGGTCGGTGCAGCTttcggcagcgccgcatggTCCTCTCTCTGGGGACGGGTGAGGCCTACGAGAATGATGTTCCCGTCTCAAGCGTGATCCCTTCAGTGAGTAGAAGTTGCCATTCTGGTGCCATGCCAGCGGCGGGCGGCTCCATTCGGAATGAGGAAAACAGTGCCATGGACGCTGGCAGTAGCGCAGGGCTGCCTAGCAAGAGCTTCAACGGCATCGTTGGAGCTATCGTCGCTCCGCctgtgagcagcagcggcagtggcacctTCAATTGCCTTGGCAGCGCGTACGAGAGCAGTGGTGTATTTGTGGGCCACGCGGTTTCTGGAGATGGTGTGTCGTCACCTCATGAGCTGCAGAAACCTAAGAGGTATGCGAACACTCCGTATGAGCACTCGGATCGGCAGTTTCAgccactgcaggcgctgcagcgccgcctgtcTGGCGGTGTATCTCGCGGCCCTCTGCCAAAGAGTGAGACGTGCTCGCCCCTTCAACTGCAGGGTCGACTCACCCCGTCCGGCGACGGGGCTGCTGACAACTTTATGCCCTCTCTTCATGGATTTGGGCCAGGCGGCTACTCGGACGGGCTAGCCGACTACCTTGACTACGAGGGATCAGGAGTGACCGACATCCCCCTTCCTGAGTCTGCGATCAGGGCAACAGCGCTGACGGCCAGTTTGGGGATGCTGCGGCAACCGCCAATACCGCAGCAGCCTGCTCAGGAACGGAATGGCGGTAGCCGTGGCCTTCTCGGGCCGTCTCGCGCGTTGGCCCACGGTGGAAAGGGAGGAGCTCAAGCAGAGCTGTTGATTAGCAATCCGAGCGGGTTTCAAACGATGCTGCAGCCCCCGGTGCTGAAAGTGGCTGCACATGTACAAGAGGTGAAGGATGCAGGAGGAAAGGTAAAACTGCGATGGGACTGGCGAGGCCCACATAAAAGGTAG
- a CDS encoding hypothetical protein (TriTrypDB/GeneDB-style sysID: LpmP.31.1340), producing MGLVPSRESLYETPESASQPRALPFISRAAENYMYKTNRTERVFGSGAASGSLGGEPIPAALLNGVPTTELALKILEADSNAVFIDDPAEATAAVAASRGSRRGSAKGAESQSRSRGSGTSAFETAAGEALRQGKTPYVYYYEHRVLPLTTEFFPSPDCVLFRQLWHARQHQNPRYHFQLDHTWSPGALTDPTVAYESFTELAMHNMVDIQAACLSAGQPVTEENLERARAQLQAALSSLSDSDIGIGCRSAASTESQRTRVPFATRDEFYNLVVRTTEESRIYDTNEELRAAVCGAATSDGAVCAHASIADRELTAEESSRAERGRHRLRPVPCAIVLVRRCMPAHEYRYTYFVANNERHHKTGASAAGGSSRRRGLASTCGTGEVHQQQREPHSTLACGDSVRTAVKESDLVDRTRQSEFGDKELMVPWVQVSVPQAPLGLAELRVVGMYGCWTVEEILRHSLFTPTVCVPTDCDEVAGAVVTQSLLAREAQVEKALRRAAPHGVPSSTLVNTAFFEKQVGDKEQCHTYFALCRLFAHGMRQCILGDTPNKVEVTSTTGHSASERISAEEELPDEPSQQTDGAAAARQRADPGWEAFMDFLSGGASAMSTRGDLANCFLIRFSNIPQLQLCRQIRRMLMELQDMYPAAPTLEVFQAAQRQRNMAAMSKKTDASDGAGVGGVQGGNQSAHQGSPLEDRSSGEGTTAPWSLQEASRTSLTDNTGTQPSAAMETDDELQLEAATVVKRNHKPASLPLSLDPEALAERPHQLCERDRLERDGFCCYTSYGLVVFRLSRVAVARALNQLSFAPLRDSVEALCVTLTAAAPPPLTYRGELRPPAGLRTQMVEVAERDVCSSSKTAVGSDGEERGSACLSVVAYSPEALANTYHNAMRYSSSSTTGFSMEPVWPMKMDNVSWATHATALEDTPDELIGVLPRNAIEQRRGRLLPFCGVVKAESEAVTTNGARNPSAVHQGCSSGPSALLQPHPKRPNPPSSSLLPTSVLLQRDVYTVSAELNGTPFREVMELVHQEQQQLRQSAYDDSQERTPRFIIEAVDSQGNVEPDSVLNWSPMAALGSLRWKRALTAAGCGNAGASEGCRCAAAETAAMQSVPPISLHTPRSQRVVSIFVREPERILRTGDRIRFTPHHCGSLTSGERNSPRDAPDSGTPHGRSRGGGDVTSGASRYGYWYVDDRLTTEDMILSWMRRVGGRARETCGTDTKWVRFPEAVLQVLLRFAHACRQQSGGGWLTTGYALHPLHSADEELVEPDLLQNYPDILRTRRFRQWRFSHDGYVYFHGVTVRIPGSAPLPSHPPPAAVMATSAYRAGTHSRGEMTSVTSGGPRLGLAVVPSVGVVFDPPPTQQQQSMMQHCSPVTRYGYRPLPSAIMPQGSNGGGSGGQYSADTALGGPVYHPNQIIYPIMSGSTNGSGSVPKAHYSPSMAPQQYPPQQLPPKEQYVSDASIHHTTQQQQTMPQPPPPQDRGPGYGLYCDGAGSDPHYAPTGRSSMVCCSAQEAMANRHYGASSSSAAEGAGRAGPVTPQTVNSHCFKDATFFQSNAAAARSGSDHQPEYYPRGDRDYRADGVGFSEGIPSVEAGFFVDHPSSTFFQSSDTAHSAATVMGQAHVTSSFYEDIYDPSAPQLPHTPQQQQQQHQQYRFQTASPSSLSEPASGRASGSWSTDKVLLSYGSPPNVAGAVPSGREALSPSTAAAGCGRSQMETARSPSVPSMMHVTSVNQPHEYHPQQQPLTLMHPSPSVPAPPPPPQQQPMSYSFHGEGDRLSYAAERRTTADYPPRRSSTTILATTTMIASAVKPTLRRLSVHTLRATHSTGGHRALPVASFAPDVVDPSPVNSGGGGNTHPAIMPKDRTTASVDSGAEIPSDCSESTWPVRARTAPVYHPDVSFNTPQTCHNTQRVYRNLHPHQQPQPAQAPPPRSPHLSSGPGSLRETVTAEVIEANSITVRVMQRKPLMARQSSYNGVAGGAAACCYRTGWVALGNTANVPGCDGGAPGACSPSPMGYGATGVSPSGGLEDMRGEANFIHRKTGGVLTNDGRTALEQRPYGMPQIPTPTTGQQVTPGCNTAGASAVPQPQRQSSGIGSSPPQRGSQRVSHNPYSSARSLSATPLPAAAVSSAHSQSGASGGRLGSSGLHDSLTDALDNRYGSVGDFNASASASPASLAHNANGMTHDPYYSRGAGDPAGFRGSPATSQRQSRYLSQRTTGDVVDFSCTDQLQEGQHESYASFYETAVDVQTSPHYSDFYQNAAADGTTQGFFFSMGDYGDSGDPAEQLYGGSPNYQYQGTLQGHPLQPPAQPDKGAGCGGSAYGSSHVPTRSIHHHQPPQRNMSGGSAYHGGVYEDGTPASALPYSPPFQ from the coding sequence ATGGGCCTCGTTCCCTCCCGGGAGTCTCTCTATGAGACCCCGGAatccgcctcgcagccgcgcgCACTGCCCTTCATCAGCCGCGCTGCGGAGAACTACATGTACAAGACAAACCGCACGGAACGTGTTTTTGGGTCTGGCGCAGCTTCTGGCTCGCTTGGAGGCGAGCCGATACCGGCGGCGTTGCTGAATGGTGTCCCAACCACCGAACTCGCGCTCAAGATCCTTGAGGCTGACTCGAACGCTGTATTCATCGACGACCCTGCAGAGGCGACCGCGGCGGTAGCTGCGAGCCGTGGAAGTCGTCGAGGCTCTGCCAAAGGTGCTGAGTCACAGAGCCGAAGCCGCGGCTCTGGCACCTCGGCATTTGAGACCGCCGCAGGTGAGGCACTCAGGCAAGGCAAGACGCCGTACGTGTACTATTATGAACACCGCGTACTTCCTCTCACCACGGagttctttccctccccgGATTGTGTGCTCTTCCGCCAGTTGTGGCATGCACGACAGCATCAAAACCCGCGGTACCACTTCCAACTCGATCACACGTGGTCGCCGGGGGCCCTGACAGACCCGACGGTGGCGTATGAGTCCTTTACGGAGCTGGCGATGCATAACATGGTGGACATTCAGGCGGCCTGCTTGTCAGCAGGGCAGCCCGTGACGGAGGAGAACCTTGAACGAGCGCGAGCACAGCTGCAAGCAGCGTTGTCATCCTTGAGTGACAGCGACATCGGTATagggtgccgcagcgctgcatccaCAGAGTCTCAGCGCACTCGTGTACCGTTTGCCACGCGCGACGAGTTTTACAACCTCGTCGTCCGCACAACAGAGGAATCGAGGATATACGACACAaatgaggagctgcgcgccgccgtctgcggtgctgccactTCTGATGGGGCGGTGTGTGCCCATGCCAGTATTGCTGATAGGGAGCTCACAGCAGAAGAAAGCAGCAGGGCTGAAAGAgggcgccaccgcctgcgTCCTGTGCCATGCGCCATTGTGCTTGTGCGTCGCTGCATGCCTGCGCATGAGTACCGGTACACGTACTTCGTGGCGAACAATGAGCGCCATCACAAGAcaggcgccagcgctgcgggaGGTTCTAGTCGCCGTCGAGGGCTAGCCAGTACATGTGGAACAGGCGAAgtacaccagcagcagcgggaacCGCACTCAACATTGGCGTGCGGTGACAGTGTGCGCACGGCTGTGAAGGAATCAGACTTAGTCGACCGAACGCGTCAGAGTGAATTTGGCGATAAAGAGCTGATGGTGCCGTGGGTGCAGGTCAGCGTACCGCAAGCTCCGCTTGGCCTTGCCGAGCTGCGGGTGGTGGGCATGTACGGTTGTTGGACAGTAGAGGAGATTCTGCGacactctctctttaccCCGACGGTGTGCGTCCCCACTGACTGTGATGAAGTGGCAGGCGCTGTTGTAACGCAGAGTTTGCTAGCGCGAGAGGCacaggtggagaaggcgctgcgtCGTGCCGCGCCGCATGGTGTCCCCTCGTCGACGCTGGTGAACACCGCCTTCTTTGAGAAGCAGGTGGGCGACAAGGAGCAGTGCCACACGTACTTTGCGCTATGCCGCCTCTTTGCTCACGGAATGCGGCAGTGCATCCTGGGTGACACACCCAACAAAGTGGAGGTGACGAGCACGACAGGCCACTCTGCGTCTGAGCGTATCTCcgcggaagaggagctgcCCGATGAACCATCACAACAGACGgacggggcggcggcggcgcgtcagCGAGCAGACCCGGGCTGGGAAGCCTTCATGGACTTCCTCTCAGGGGGTGCGTCGGCGATGTCGACTCGCGGTGACCTCGCTAACTGTTTTCTTATTCGCTTTTCAAACAtaccgcagctgcagttgtGCCGGCAGATCCGTCGCATGCTGATGGAGCTGCAAGACATGTACCCGGCCGCGCCGACACTGGAGGTCTtccaggcagcgcagcgccagcgaaACATGGCGGCCATGTCAAAGAAGACCGACGCTAGCGATGGCGCAGGTGTCGGAGGTGTTCAAGGAGGAAACCAAAGTGCTCATCAAGGTTCACCGCTGGAAGATCGAAGCAGCGGTGAAGGCACTACTGCACCGTGGAGCCTCCAGGAAGCAAGCAGAACCTCGCTGACCGACAACACCGGCACGCAGCCGTCTGCTGCCATGGAGACAGAtgacgagctgcagctggaaGCCGCCACTGTTGTTAAACGGAATCACAAGCCTGCATccctgccgctgtcgctcgaCCCTGAAGCGCTCGCCGAGCGTCCGCACCAGTTATGTGAGAGAGATCGGCTGGAGCGGGACGGATTTTGCTGTTACACGTCATACGGCTTGGTCGTGTTCCGACTCAGTCGGGTCGCAGTAGCTCGCGCTCTGAACCAGCTGAGCTTTGCCCCCCTGCGTGACTCTGTCGAGGCGCTCTGTGTTACGCTgacagctgccgcaccgcctccgctgaCTTACCGTGGTGAGCTGCGACCGCCAGCAGGGCTGCGAACGCAgatggtggaggtggcagaACGGGATGTGTGCAGCTCAAGCAAGACGGCAGTGGGCAGTGATGGGGAGGAGCGAGGCAGCGCTTGCCTCAGCGTTGTGGCGTACTCCCCAGAAGCTCTTGCAAACACGTACCACAATGCAATGCGGTATTCGTCCTCCAGCACGACTGGCTTCTCGATGGAGCCGGTGTGGCCGATGAAGATGGACAACGTTTCCTGGGCGACCCACGCGACAGCGCTCGAGGACACGCCTGATGAGCTGATTGGAGTCCTTCCCCGCAACGCGattgagcagcgccgcggccgctTGCTTCCATTCTGTGGTGTCGTCAaggcagagagcgaggcggtgaCCACAAATGGTGCTCGCAACCCCTCAGCCGTGCATCAGGGTTGCAGCTCCGGCCCCTCTGCGCTGCTACAACCCCATCCGAAGCGACCCAATCCGCCATCGTCGTCTTTACTGCCCACGTCTGTGCTGCTTCAGAGGGATGTGTACACGGTCTCTGCCGAGCTCAACGGCACGCCATTTCGTGAAGTGATGGAGTTGGTGCaccaggagcagcagcaactccgGCAGTCGGCTTATGACGACTCACAGGAGAGAACGCCACGCTTCATAATCGAAGCGGTGGATTCCCAAGGCAATGTTGAGCCGGACAGCGTGCTGAACTGGAGCCCGATGGCAGCGCTCGGCTCTCTGAGGTGGAAGCGGGCCTTGACGGCGGCAGGGTGCGGGAATGCTGGGGCCAGTGAAGGTtgccgctgtgccgctgccgagacGGCTGCCATGCAAAGCGTGCCGCCAATATCGCTACATACACCGAGGTCGCAACGGGTCGTCTCCATCTTTGTGCGTGAGCCAGAGCGCATTTTGCGCACCGGTGACAGGATTCGCTTCACGCCCCACCACTGTGGGTCTCTGACGTCTGGAGAGCGTAACTCTCCCAGGGATGCCCCAGACAGTGGCACTCCCCACGGCCGGTcacgcggtggaggcgacgtGACCTCTGGGGCCTCACGGTACGGCTACTGGTATGTCGACGACAGGCTGACGACGGAGGACATGATTTTATCATGGATGCGCCGCGTCGGTGGTCGCGCTCGCGAGACCTGCGGCACGGACACCAAATGGGTGCGCTTTCCTGAAGCCGTACTGCAGGTCCTGCTGCGCTTCGCGCATGCGTGCCGCCAGCAGTCAGGCGGTGGCTGGCTCACTACGGGATATGCACTACATCCTCTGCACTCGGCCGAcgaggagctggtggagcCGGACCTTCTGCAGAACTACCCGGACATTTTGCGTACGCGCCGCTtccggcagtggcgcttcTCCCACGACGGCTACGTATACTTTCATGGCGTCACCGTGCGCATCCCGGGctctgcaccgctgccatcgcaTCCTCCACCTGCGGCAGTCATGGCCACCTCGGCGTACCGTGCAGGGACCCACAGCCGCGGCGAGATGACCTCCGTTACTTCTGGCGGGCCCCGTTTAGGCTTAGCTGTCGTGCCAAGCGTAGGTGTCGTTTTCGATCCTCCTCCtactcagcagcagcagtcaaTGATGCAGCACTGTAGCCCCGTGACGCGGTACGGTTATAGGCCTCTGCCGTCAGCGATTATGCCACAAGGCAGTAATGggggaggcagtggcggGCAGTacagcgccgacaccgccCTCGGTGGGCCCGTATACCATCCAAATCAGATAATATACCCCATCATGAGTGGCAGCACCAACGGCAGTGGTAGCGTGCCTAAGGCGCATTATAGCCCCTCCATGGCGCCTCAGCAGTATCCACCGCAACAGCTTCCACCGAAAGAGCAGTACGTAAGCGACGCTTCTATTCATCAcaccacgcagcagcaacagactATGCcccagccaccgccgccgcaggaTCGAGGACCGGGATACGGCCTCTActgcgacggtgctgggTCTGATCCCCACTACGCACCGACTGGCCGCTCTTCTATGGTGTGTTGCAGTGCACAGGAGGCAATGGCAAACAGGCACTACGgtgcctcctcgtcgagcGCGGCCGAGGGCGCGGGCAGGGCCGGGCCTGTGACCCCCCAAACAGTGAATTCGCATTGCTTCAAGGACGCTACTTTTTTTCAGagcaacgctgctgccgccagaaGCGGTAGCGACCACCAGCCGGAGTACTACCCCAGAGGCGACCGCGACTATCGTGCTGATGGGGTAGGTTTCAGCGAAGGAATTCCCAGCGTTGAGGCAGGGTTCTTCGTTGATCATCCCAGCAGCACATTTTTCCAGTCCTCGGACACAGCACACTCTGCCGCCACAGTGATGGGACAGGCTCACGTGACGAGTAGCTTCTACGAGGATATCTACGACCCTTCTGCACCGCAGCTACCTCACACGccccagcaacagcaacagcagcatcagcagtaTCGTTTTCAGACGGCTTCGCCATCTAGTCTGAGCGAACCGGCTAGCGGTCGTGCGAGTGGGTCGTGGAGCACCGACAAGGTGCTTCTATCGTACGGATCACCGCCGAACGTGGCTGGTGCCGTGCCTTCTGGGCGAGAAGCACTAAGTCCGtcgacggcagctgcaggttGTGGGCGGAGCCAGATGGAAACAGCCAGGTCGCCTTCAGTGCCCTCTATGATGCATGTGACCAGTGTCAACCAGCCACACGAATACCACCCCCAACAGCAGCCTCTCACTTTGATGCATCCGTCGCCGTCTgttccagctcctcctcctcctccgcagcagcaaccgaTGAGCTACTCCTTCCACGGGGAAGGGGACAGACTGAGCTacgcggcggagcggcgcacAACAGCCGATTACCCACCCCGCCGGAGTTCCACCACGATTCTCGCAACCACAACCATGATTGCATCAGCGGTAAAGCCAACGCTGCGGAGATTGAGTGTCCATACACTGCGAGCTACACACTCGACTGGAGGCCACCGCGCTCTGCCAGTAGCGTCTTTTGCACCTGATGTTGTCGATCCCTCGCCTGTTAActccggtggcggcggcaacacgcATCCGGCGATCATGCCCAAGGACCGCACCACCGCAAGCGTCGACAGTGGAGCCGAGATTCCGAGCGACTGCAGTGAGTCCACTTGGCCGGTGCGAGCGCGTACGGCGCCCGTCTATCACCCAGATGTGTCGTTCAACACGCCGCAGACGTGTCACAACACACAGCGAGTGTACCGAAATCTTCACCCCCaccagcagccacagccagCACAGGCACCCCCTCCGCGTTCGCCTCATCTGTCATCCGGGCCTGGTTCGCTCCGCGAGACCGTCACCGCAGAGGTGATTGAGGCTAACAGCATCACCGTGCGTGTGATGCAGCGCAAGCCATTAATGGCTCGCCAGTCGTCGTACAACGGGGTTGccggtggtgcggcggcgtgttGTTATAGGACCGGCTGGGTCGCACTGGGTAACACTGCCAACGTTCCTGGTtgcgacggtggcgcgccaggcgcctgctcgccgtcgccgatgGGCTATGGTGCGACCGGTGTTTCACCCTCTGGTGGACTTGAAGATATGCGAGGGGAAGCTAACTTCATCCACCGCAAGACCGGCGGCGTTTTAACTAACGACGGCCGGActgcgctggagcagcgACCATATGGGATGCCCCAAATACCGACCCCGACTACAGGGCAGCAAGTGACCCCTGGGTGTAACACAGCTGGTGCCTCTGCGGTCCCCCAGCCGCAGCGTCAGAGCAGCGGGATTGGATCATCACCCCCGCAGCGGGGGAGTCAGCGTGTCTCACACAATCCATACTCAAGTGCCCGCTCCCTGTCTgccacaccgctgccggccgctgcggtgtcCTCAGCCCACTCGCAGAGTGGCGCTAGTGGCGGTaggctcggcagcagcggactgCACGACTCCTTGACAGACGCGCTCGACAACCGCTACGGCAGCGTGGGCGACTTTAACGCCAGTGCTTCAGCCTCTCCAGCCAGCCTTGCGCACAACGCCAACGGTATGACGCACGATCCGTACTACTCGCGAGGTGCAGGTGACCCGGCGGGATTCAGGGGCAGCCCGGCAACTTCTCAGCGACAAAGCCGTTACCTATCGCAACGCACCACAGGTGATGTGGTCGACTTCTCCTGCACGGATCAACTACAAGAAGGGCAACATGAGTCGTACGCGTCCTTCTATGAAACGGCTGTGGATGTGCAGACGTCTCCACACTACTCCGATTTTTACCAaaacgctgccgctgatggcACAACGCAgggcttcttcttttccatGGGCGACTACGGCGACTCTGGAGACCCTGCAGAGCAACTGTATGGCGGTAGCCCCAACTACCAGTATCAAGGCACACTCCAGGGCCATCCACTGCAGCCTCCAGCGCAGCCGGATAAGGGAGCCGGGTGCGGAGGCAGCGCCTACGGTAGCTCACATGTGCCTACTCGCAGcattcaccaccaccaaccgccgcagcgcaacatgagtggcggcagtgcgtATCATGGTGGCGTGTACGAGGACGGTACTCCGGCAAGTGCGCTTCCGTATTCTCCGCCGTttcagtag